One window from the genome of Magnolia sinica isolate HGM2019 chromosome 4, MsV1, whole genome shotgun sequence encodes:
- the LOC131243548 gene encoding uncharacterized protein LOC131243548 — protein MIQSRQRISFPVRLLVGAIFLCFLPGTFSSKIVTLESIMLFNTHEWLVSEPTVYFHCKGENKTVLPDVKKTQFLYTFKGAESWQPLTELPNDKCKRCGLYEKDSIKSDDVFDEWELCPDDFVAPDGIYLRSKEKEFNATLSCPQCVSGLAKASRSNDKGGDDKGMHVVLVILISAFVSTVSIIGVVAAYRYWLRKKREQEQARFLKLFEEGDDIEDELGLGHVI, from the exons ATGATCCAATCTCGGCAGCGAATTTCGTTTCCTGTTCGTCTTCTCGTTGGCGCGATCTTCCTATGCTTTCTTCCAG GAACTTTTTCATCAAAGATTGTAACACTTGAGTCAATTATGCTTTTTAATACTCATGAATGGCTGGTTAGCGAACCAACGGTTTATTTTCATTGTAAAGGGGAGAACAAGACTGTTTTACCGGATGTGAAGAAAACACAATTTTTATATACTTTCAAGGGTGCAGAATCTTGGCAG CCTCTGACAGAGCTTCCAAATGACAAATGCAAGCGGTGTGGGTTGTATGAGAAGGACAGCATAAAATCAGATGATGTATTTGATGAATGGGAGCTTTGTCCTGATGATTTTGTGGCTCCAGATGGCATATATCTGCGTTCTAAGGAGAAGGAATTCAATGCTACTCTTTCCTGCCCTCAATGTGTATCTG GTTTAGCCAAAGCTTCAAGATCGAATGATAAGGGTGGTGATGATAAGGGGATGCATGTGGTTTTAGTGATACTGATCAGCGCATTTGTTTCTACCGTATCCATTATAGGAGTGGTAGCTGCCTACAGATACTGGCTGAGGAAGAAGAGGGAACAAGAACAGGCACGATTTCTAAAGCTCTTCGAAGAGGGTGACGACATTGAAGATGAGCTGGGGCTCGGGCATGTGATCTAG
- the LOC131243549 gene encoding glycine-rich protein A3 isoform X2, with protein sequence MGGGKDKDQYYQDGSDTSDRGFLSNLAHGMSGHPPGHHSGYPPQGYPQQGYPPQGGYPPQGGYPPQGYPPQGYPPAGYPGSSAPPQHGHGGGMGSMLAGGAAAAAAAYGAHKLSHGSHGAYGHGVPGAYGHGVHMPHGGGKFKHHGGKFKHGKHGKFGKHGKHGGGKFKKWK encoded by the exons ATGGGAGGCGGTAAAGACAAGGACCAATATTATCAAGATGGGTCGGACACTAGCGACAGAGGATTTCTTTCAAACCTTGCACACGGGATGTCTGGACATCCTCCAGGACATCACTCTGGATACCCTCCACAAGGATACCCTCAACAGGGTTACCCTCCTCAAGGAGGATACCCTCCTCAAGGAGGATACCCTCCTCAGGGATATCCCCCTCAAGGGTACCC CCCGGCCGGATATCCGGGTTCATCTGCTCCACCACAACACG GGCATGGAGGCGGCATGGGGTCGATGCTAGCAGGGGGAGCTGCTGCTGCGGCAGCTGCTTATGGGGCCCACAAACTCTCCCACGGTAGTCATGGGGCCTATGGGCACGGTGTTCCTGGGGCCTATGGGCACGGGGTCCACATGCCCCATGGCGGCGGCAAGTTCAAGCACCATGGCGGCAAGTTCAAGCACGGAAAGCATGGGAAGTTTGGTAAGCATGGGAAGCATGGTGGTGGCAAGTTCAAGAAGTGGAAGTAA
- the LOC131243549 gene encoding glycine-rich protein A3 isoform X1 has translation MGGGKDKDQYYQDGSDTSDRGFLSNLAHGMSGHPPGHHSGYPPQGYPQQGYPPQGGYPPQGGYPPQGYPPQGYPPAGYPPQGYPPAGYPGSSAPPQHGHGGGMGSMLAGGAAAAAAAYGAHKLSHGSHGAYGHGVPGAYGHGVHMPHGGGKFKHHGGKFKHGKHGKFGKHGKHGGGKFKKWK, from the exons ATGGGAGGCGGTAAAGACAAGGACCAATATTATCAAGATGGGTCGGACACTAGCGACAGAGGATTTCTTTCAAACCTTGCACACGGGATGTCTGGACATCCTCCAGGACATCACTCTGGATACCCTCCACAAGGATACCCTCAACAGGGTTACCCTCCTCAAGGAGGATACCCTCCTCAAGGAGGATACCCTCCTCAGGGATATCCCCCTCAAGGGTACCCTCCAGCAGGATATCCCCCTCAAGGGTACCCCCCGGCCGGATATCCGGGTTCATCTGCTCCACCACAACACG GGCATGGAGGCGGCATGGGGTCGATGCTAGCAGGGGGAGCTGCTGCTGCGGCAGCTGCTTATGGGGCCCACAAACTCTCCCACGGTAGTCATGGGGCCTATGGGCACGGTGTTCCTGGGGCCTATGGGCACGGGGTCCACATGCCCCATGGCGGCGGCAAGTTCAAGCACCATGGCGGCAAGTTCAAGCACGGAAAGCATGGGAAGTTTGGTAAGCATGGGAAGCATGGTGGTGGCAAGTTCAAGAAGTGGAAGTAA